Genomic DNA from Thermobifida alba:
CGGAAACCGCAGAGCGTCAGGATCCCTCTCTCCCGCACGGCGGCGGGCGTGCCGGAAGCGCTATCGATGCCGTCGGCGGTGGAAACCACGACGCCGTCCGCCGAGGAACTCGAACCGCTCCGGGGCGGGACCGGGATCCGCCACTCGAACACGGACGAGACCGAAGCCTCCTCCGGTTCGCTGTCCGGGGCCGTTCTCCGGCTTGAGCAGAAACCGCCCGGACGGCTGGTCCGGCCGGGAGCGCGGACTCCGGACGTGCTCCCGGCCGGACCTCCGGCCCCGCAGAGCGGCCGGACCACGGGCGGCGGCCTCCACCGGAACCCGCTATCCGAACTGACATTTCCCTATTTCCGGACAACCCGTAAATCGCGTCTTGATCTTGTCCAATCCCTCTATGGTGTAGAACATTGACCCAGTCATGCCGTTTCCTTGCGGACCACCTCGGGTAGAGACGCCGAGTCGGGGAGAAAACACGATCTGGTAATGCTGCCGTAGATCCCGGGTCATGCCGCACCATGGAAGATGGGATAAACAACAGACGGATGGCGGAACCGGCGCCCCCGCGGCGGGGGGCGCCCGTGTGTGGATGGAGGCGCGATGGCTGGCAGGTCGGCCGCTGGGCGCGGGAGCGTCATCGACGAGGGCTCCTCCGCCGCGGCGGAGGAGCCCCTCGACGCCGCCCCCCGACGCGGCGGGACACGGCGGCCCCGCGCCGGGGCGGGAGGGCGCTGGTGGGTGTGGGTCGGCCGCGCCGTGCTGTGGGCATTCATCATCGTGGTGCTCTTCAACGGCCTGTGGCTGCCGCTGCGCGAGAACTTCTTCCCCCGGGCCGCCCAGGAACCGGTCGTCGACGACACCGTGGACTTCCCCGAGACCGCCGCGGCCTCCCTGGCGGTGCGGTTCGCCGAGGTCTACCTCAACGCCGACCCCGACAGGGCCGGTGAACGCGCCGAAGCCCTCGCCGAGTTCGTCCCCGAGGGCCGCGCCACCGCCTTCGACCTGCCCGGCGCGCACCTGTCCGCCACCGGCGTGGAGGTGCTCGTCGTCGACGTCCGCGACGAGCACAACGCGCTGGTGCGCCTGGCCGCCGACGTCAACGGCGAACCCATGACCCTGGACGTGCCCGTCTACGCCGACCAGGACGGAACCGCGCTGGTGGTGTCGGGCCGCCCCGCGCTGCTGGCCGCCCCCGACAAGGCCGTCCTGCCCGACACCTCGTTCGAGACCGACCCCGACGCCCGGGCCGCGCTCGAACCGACCCTCAAGGGGTTCTTCGAGGCCTACGCGCAGAACCACGAACACCTCGACCCCTACCTCGAACGGGGCGCCGACATCGCCGCGCTCCCCGACGGGCTCCTGCGGTTCGGGGCGGTCACCGAGGTCAAGGTGCCCGCCGCGGTCCGGGACGCCGCGCAGGACGTGCGCGTCGCCCAGGTCACCGTGGTGTGGCTGCTTCCCGGAGAGGGCGAGGAGGACGCCGCCGAACTCACCCAGAGCTACGACGTCACCGTCGTCGGGGACGACGGGGACTGGCGCGTGCGCGACATCCGGGGCGCGCTCAACTCGTTCGGGTGACCGGCGCGCCACAATGGTCGCGACCGGCCCAGCCACCGTTCAAGGAGAGGCAAGGACCATGCAGGACAGCACCCAGGACACGGAGGGGGTCGGCTAGATGCTCTCCCTCCTCACCGGCTCCGCGGTCGACCTGGCCGACACGGCGTCCCCCGCGCTGCTGTGGGCGGCCCAGGTCACCGACAGCCCCAACACCACCGGGCTGGCCGACTGGCTCCGCGGCTTCTTCGGGCCGCTGTTCCTGGTGATCGTGTCGATCGTCGCGATCTTCTTCCTCTTCACCAGGGAGATCACGCGGTTCGCGCAGTTCATCATCCTGGCGATCTTCATCGGGATCGTGTTCTACGTTCCCGGGATCATCGAGGTTCTCGCCGTGGCGATCGCGCGAGCCATGGGCGTGAACACCGAGTAGGAGGCCGGGGACGTGGATCTGCCCACATACACCAGGATCTGGCGTATCGAGAAGCGGCTGTACAAGCTGTACGACTTCCGACTGCCGGTCCCGGTCTCACTCGTCACCATCGGTGTCTTCGTGGGCACGTCCGTCGTCTGGTGTCTGCTGATGGGACTGCTGGGAGTCCCCTTCCAGACCCCCTGGCACGTGGTGTGGCTCGTCCCTCCCGGGGTGATCACGTTCCTGGCGACCCGCCCCGTCATCGAGGGCAAGAGCCTCACCGAACTGCTGCGCTCCCAGCTCGTCTACGCCGCCGAGGCGAGGGTCTACACCCGGCTCGCCCCCGAGTACGAGTCGGACCGGGTGGTCGTCACGGCGCGGGTGTGGCGCCGCGACCCGGCCGCCGGGCCGCTGCCCGCCCTTGGCGGGCAGACCGCCCGGAGCGCCGAGCAGCAGCGTGCCCCGCACGCCGAGGCCGCCGAACCCGAGGCGGTGGAACGGCCCGACCCCGCCGGGGCGCCGGAGCCGGCCGGCTCCGGCGACGCGCCCGCCGCCGAACCGGTGGCCGCGCACCACTTCGCGGAGAGCGGCCGGGACGCGGGGGAGCGGCGGGCCCCCCGGCCGCCGTTGTCCCGGCGCGTCCTCAACTACTTCGGTTTCGGGCTCCGACCGGAACCCCCCTCCACCGCCGGGGAGGAGCCCCCCGCCCTCCCGCGCCCGGAGCCGGGAGCAGCCGCCGACCGGCGGGCGGGACTGGCGTCCGCCCGGAGCCGCGACGACGCGCCCAGCCCGCTGTTCCTGCGGGAACGCGACCGGCCGGACGGCGCGGACGGAACGCGCGAGGACACCGACGCCGAGGCGGCCCCCGAGGTGGCCCCGGGGCAGACGCCGTGGCCGGAGTCCGAGTGGATGGTCGGGGACGCCGACGCCCCCGGACCGCAGCCCCGGACCGCCGAACCGGAGGGCGCGGCGGCACGGGCCGAAACGGAACGCAGGACGGCCGAGGACCGCGCCGTGGCGCGCCGCCGAGCCGAGGAGATCATGGCCGCACCCGAACCGGAGCCGACACTCGACGCCGACCCCGGGGCCGTCCCGGAACCGGAGCGGGCGGAGCAGACCTCCCCCGCCGACGTCCCCACCCAGCCGTCCCGGGTCGAGGACCTCGCGGACGTCGCCGCTGAGAAAGCCCACCGCAGAGCCGGACGATCGCCCGGCGGATGCAACGGGCCCGCGCCGCGGCGGAACAGGCCCGTGCCGCAGCGGAGCAGACCCGGACAGAGCCGGAGCAGGCCCGGGTCGAGGCGGAGCCGTCCAGCCCGCCCGCGCACGGGTACGGCGCCGGGCTGCCCGCCCCGCAGGAGGAGACCCGGCCGGAGCCCGACCCCTCCCGGCCGCGTCCCCGCCCGCACGCCGCCCCCTGGGACCTGCCGCCGGTGGCGCGCACCGGCGACACCGGGGTCCCCGAATCCGCCCCGGCCACCGCGCCGTCCCTGTGGGACGAGCCCGACGACACCGCGGCCGCGGACACCCCGTCCGGTGGTGCGACCGCCCCGGACCGGCGCGACGACGAGCCGTCGCCCGCCGCCGACCCCGGCGAGCCCGACACCTGGACGGCCGACCTCTCCGCCGACCTGCCCTCCCTCGCCGAGCAGATCCGCGCCAGCGCGGCCGCCAAGCCTCCGCTGGAGCTGGACCACGGCACCGGCGAGCACGACAGCTTCACCGACGTCACCCGGCCCCGCCCCGAGGAGCGGCCGGCCGAGCCGGAGCCCGCGCCCGCCGAACCGGAGGCGCCCGGCGACGCCGCGACGGCGGAGTCCTCGGTCGGCGGCTCCT
This window encodes:
- a CDS encoding conjugal transfer protein, with the protein product MAGRSAAGRGSVIDEGSSAAAEEPLDAAPRRGGTRRPRAGAGGRWWVWVGRAVLWAFIIVVLFNGLWLPLRENFFPRAAQEPVVDDTVDFPETAAASLAVRFAEVYLNADPDRAGERAEALAEFVPEGRATAFDLPGAHLSATGVEVLVVDVRDEHNALVRLAADVNGEPMTLDVPVYADQDGTALVVSGRPALLAAPDKAVLPDTSFETDPDARAALEPTLKGFFEAYAQNHEHLDPYLERGADIAALPDGLLRFGAVTEVKVPAAVRDAAQDVRVAQVTVVWLLPGEGEEDAAELTQSYDVTVVGDDGDWRVRDIRGALNSFG